One Egicoccus halophilus genomic region harbors:
- a CDS encoding Maf family protein, translating into MADPPLVLASASPRRAQLLARLDLHPEVRPPSVDETPGAAEGPADLVRRLAALKAMATEATDDEVVVAADTEVVLDGRVLGKPADRDDAAAMLRALSGRGHEVLTGVAVRHGPIVHVDVVRTTVIFRTLTDDELTWYLDTGEPFDKAGGYGLQGAGAVLVERLEGSDTNVIGLPLAETVVLLRHVGLDVLRP; encoded by the coding sequence GTGGCTGACCCACCCCTCGTGCTCGCCTCCGCCAGCCCGCGACGTGCGCAACTGCTCGCGCGGCTGGACCTGCACCCCGAGGTGCGCCCCCCGTCGGTCGACGAGACCCCCGGCGCGGCCGAGGGGCCCGCCGATCTCGTCCGGCGTCTCGCCGCGCTCAAGGCCATGGCGACCGAGGCCACCGACGACGAGGTGGTCGTCGCCGCCGACACCGAGGTCGTGCTCGACGGCCGGGTGCTGGGCAAGCCGGCCGATCGCGACGACGCCGCCGCGATGCTGCGGGCGCTGTCGGGACGTGGCCACGAGGTCCTCACGGGCGTCGCCGTCCGCCACGGCCCGATCGTGCACGTGGACGTGGTGCGTACCACGGTCATCTTCCGGACCCTCACCGACGACGAGCTCACCTGGTACCTCGACACGGGCGAACCGTTCGACAAGGCCGGCGGCTACGGACTGCAGGGAGCCGGCGCGGTCCTGGTCGAACGCCTCGAGGGCTCCGACACCAACGTCATCGGTCTGCCGCTGGCCGAGACGGTCGTCCTGCTGCGCCACGTCGGACTCGACGTCCTGCGCCCCTGA
- the dusB gene encoding tRNA dihydrouridine synthase DusB, with amino-acid sequence MSAAIAPAPAATAAPLELGGLTVWPPVVLAPMAGVTNAPFRTLCRRNGGGLYVSEMVGARGLVEGNHTSQWKASFAPGESPRSIQLYTIDPDDAAAATRLLVEQGAPDGQGGLAPVDHLDLNFGCPAPKVTRHGGGSALPWRTDLYAAIVAATVAAAGEVPVTVKTRKGIDDDHLTYLEAGRIAADLGVAAITLHGRTTEERYGPPADWRAIARLVEAVPDLPVLGNGDIWEAADALRMVAETGCAGVVVGRGCLGRPWLFRDLQAAFEGRAVPSPPELGEVCDLLVEHAELLVAGLGPDQGIREFRKHPGWYLQGFPVGGELRRALNQVGSVDELRERLAPLERTVPFDETVRRRPRGHTDRPRRPHLPAGWLDSRTSGAPLPPQAAAVVSGG; translated from the coding sequence ATGTCCGCTGCCATCGCCCCTGCGCCCGCCGCCACCGCCGCCCCCCTCGAGCTGGGCGGCCTGACGGTGTGGCCACCGGTGGTGCTCGCGCCCATGGCCGGCGTCACCAACGCTCCGTTCCGCACGTTGTGCCGCCGCAACGGCGGCGGGCTGTACGTCTCGGAGATGGTCGGCGCGCGCGGACTGGTGGAGGGCAACCACACCTCGCAGTGGAAGGCGTCGTTCGCCCCGGGCGAGTCCCCGCGCTCGATCCAGCTCTACACGATCGACCCGGACGACGCCGCGGCGGCCACGCGCCTGCTCGTCGAGCAGGGGGCGCCCGACGGGCAGGGCGGCCTCGCACCGGTCGACCACCTCGACCTGAACTTCGGCTGCCCCGCGCCGAAGGTGACCCGGCACGGGGGCGGCTCGGCCCTGCCGTGGCGCACCGACCTGTACGCCGCGATCGTGGCCGCCACCGTCGCCGCCGCCGGCGAGGTCCCCGTCACCGTCAAGACCCGCAAGGGCATCGACGACGACCACCTGACCTACCTCGAGGCGGGACGCATCGCCGCCGACCTCGGGGTCGCCGCGATCACGCTGCACGGCCGCACCACCGAGGAACGCTACGGCCCGCCGGCGGACTGGCGCGCGATCGCCCGGCTGGTCGAGGCGGTCCCGGACCTGCCGGTGCTCGGCAACGGTGACATCTGGGAGGCGGCCGACGCCCTGCGGATGGTGGCCGAGACCGGCTGCGCCGGCGTCGTCGTCGGGCGCGGCTGTCTCGGTCGACCGTGGCTGTTCCGGGACCTGCAGGCCGCGTTCGAGGGCCGGGCCGTGCCGTCACCGCCGGAGCTCGGCGAGGTCTGCGACCTGCTGGTCGAGCACGCCGAACTGCTGGTCGCCGGCCTCGGCCCCGACCAGGGCATCCGCGAGTTCCGCAAGCATCCCGGCTGGTACCTGCAGGGCTTCCCGGTCGGCGGTGAGCTGCGCCGGGCGCTCAACCAGGTGGGATCCGTCGACGAGCTCCGCGAGCGTCTCGCCCCGCTCGAGCGCACGGTGCCCTTCGACGAGACGGTGCGTCGCCGCCCGCGCGGCCACACCGACCGGCCCAGACGCCCCCACCTGCCCGCGGGGTGGCTGGACTCCCGCACCTCCGGGGCACCGCTTCCCCCCCAGGCCGCCGCGGTGGTGTCCGGTGGCTGA
- a CDS encoding cobalamin-binding protein: MDRVVSLLPSTTEIVHALGCGDRLVGRSHECDHPAGVERLPIVTEPKAPMTGTSAEVDRQVRTILEQALSVYRVHTDVLVELDPTVVLTQSQCEVCAVSADEVQQAVDVHLDGHAEVVALEPNGLADVYADVRRVAVALGVPERGEQLVADMTARIDAVTRRTADLPRRRVLTLEWIEPLMAAGNWMPELLAAAGGQELFGVAGRHSPWLEFDAVRAADPEVIVILPCGFDLPRTREEAAVLRELPGWSQLRAVREGRVALTDGNRFFNRPGPRLAESTEILAEILHPDVVAPAHRGDAWEPFPTA; encoded by the coding sequence ATGGACCGCGTCGTCTCGCTGCTGCCCTCCACCACGGAGATCGTGCACGCGCTCGGCTGCGGGGACCGCCTCGTCGGCCGCTCCCACGAGTGCGACCATCCCGCCGGGGTCGAGCGGCTCCCGATCGTGACCGAGCCGAAGGCTCCCATGACGGGGACCTCCGCCGAGGTCGACCGTCAGGTCCGCACCATCCTCGAACAGGCCTTGTCGGTCTACCGGGTGCACACCGACGTGCTCGTCGAGCTGGACCCGACCGTGGTGCTGACCCAGTCGCAGTGCGAGGTGTGCGCCGTCAGCGCCGACGAGGTGCAGCAGGCCGTCGACGTCCATCTCGACGGCCACGCCGAGGTGGTGGCGCTGGAACCCAACGGGCTCGCCGACGTGTACGCCGACGTTCGCCGGGTCGCGGTTGCACTCGGGGTGCCCGAGCGCGGCGAGCAGCTGGTCGCGGACATGACCGCACGCATCGACGCGGTCACCCGGCGCACCGCGGACCTGCCTCGGCGTCGGGTGCTCACGCTCGAGTGGATCGAGCCGCTCATGGCGGCCGGCAACTGGATGCCCGAACTGCTCGCGGCGGCGGGTGGACAGGAGCTGTTCGGCGTCGCCGGTCGCCACTCCCCCTGGCTGGAGTTCGACGCCGTGCGCGCGGCCGATCCCGAGGTGATCGTGATCCTGCCGTGCGGGTTCGACCTGCCTCGCACGCGCGAGGAGGCGGCCGTGCTGCGCGAACTGCCGGGTTGGTCCCAGCTGCGCGCGGTGCGCGAGGGCCGGGTGGCGTTGACCGACGGCAACCGCTTCTTCAACCGCCCCGGCCCTCGGCTGGCCGAGTCGACCGAGATCCTGGCCGAGATCCTGCACCCCGACGTCGTCGCGCCTGCGCACCGCGGAGACGCCTGGGAGCCCTTCCCGACGGCCTGA
- a CDS encoding SGNH/GDSL hydrolase family protein yields MEVRRFVACGDSFTEGLHDELGPDGRHRGWSDRVAEGLARANADGTLSYANLAVRGKLLDEVVADQLPAALALDADVFSFHAGGNDVLRPKVEVEALVRRYEQAVRELRAGGAEVVLFTVLERAGGTGRLADALARKFALFNAGVRRTAQRTGARLVDVGGVAALQDRRVWDEDRLHLAPEGHRRVAGAVLEVLGIDDEAIRGGPVGWWRTPLPSGVPAARTAKLAGDVRWVRRHLLPWVGRRVRGVSSGDAVACKRPEPVQVRAEA; encoded by the coding sequence GTGGAGGTGCGTCGCTTCGTCGCCTGTGGGGACTCGTTCACCGAAGGGCTGCACGACGAGCTCGGCCCGGACGGCCGGCACCGTGGCTGGTCCGACCGGGTCGCGGAGGGGCTCGCGCGGGCGAACGCCGACGGGACGCTGTCGTACGCGAACCTGGCCGTGCGCGGCAAGCTGCTCGACGAGGTCGTCGCGGACCAGCTCCCGGCCGCGCTGGCGCTGGACGCGGACGTGTTCTCGTTCCACGCCGGCGGCAACGACGTGCTGCGCCCCAAGGTCGAGGTCGAGGCGCTGGTGCGCCGCTACGAGCAGGCGGTGCGCGAGCTGCGGGCCGGTGGTGCCGAGGTGGTGCTCTTCACGGTGCTCGAGCGGGCCGGCGGCACCGGCCGTCTCGCCGACGCACTGGCCCGGAAGTTCGCGTTGTTCAACGCCGGTGTGCGACGGACCGCGCAGCGCACCGGTGCGCGCCTGGTCGACGTCGGCGGTGTCGCCGCGTTGCAGGACCGCCGGGTGTGGGACGAGGACCGTCTCCATCTCGCCCCCGAGGGGCACCGGCGGGTCGCCGGCGCCGTCCTCGAGGTGCTCGGGATCGACGACGAGGCGATCCGTGGCGGCCCGGTCGGCTGGTGGCGGACGCCGCTGCCATCGGGGGTGCCGGCGGCCCGCACCGCCAAGCTGGCCGGTGACGTCCGCTGGGTCCGTCGGCACCTGCTGCCCTGGGTCGGTCGTCGCGTCCGCGGGGTGTCCAGCGGGGACGCCGTCGCCTGCAAGCGGCCCGAACCGGTGCAGGTACGCGCCGAGGCCTGA
- a CDS encoding SDR family NAD(P)-dependent oxidoreductase, which produces MDVAFEGRVALVTGGSRGIGRATCRRFAEAGARVVVHFRADRTAAEATLAELPGDGHLALAADLADPVAVDDLVSDVVAACGRLDVVVNNAGIYEDHPVTGTDYAAWQAAWQRTLGTNLIGPANLIHRAVPHLIAAGGGRIVNVSSRGAFRGEPGHTAYGAAKAGLNSLGQSLAQELAPHGIFVTTVAPGFVETDMTEDHLAGARGAAIRAQSPLGRAADPDEIARTIVFLATPGTEYATGAIVDVNGASYLRN; this is translated from the coding sequence GTGGACGTGGCGTTCGAGGGCAGGGTGGCGCTGGTCACGGGCGGCTCCCGCGGCATCGGCCGCGCGACCTGCCGGCGCTTCGCCGAGGCCGGCGCACGGGTGGTGGTGCACTTCCGCGCGGACCGGACGGCGGCTGAGGCGACCCTGGCCGAGCTGCCCGGCGACGGCCACCTCGCGCTGGCGGCCGACCTCGCCGACCCGGTCGCCGTCGACGACCTCGTCTCGGACGTGGTCGCGGCGTGCGGACGGCTCGACGTGGTGGTGAACAACGCCGGCATCTACGAGGACCACCCCGTCACCGGCACGGACTACGCGGCCTGGCAGGCGGCGTGGCAGCGGACGTTGGGCACCAACCTGATCGGGCCGGCGAACCTCATCCACCGGGCGGTCCCGCACCTGATCGCGGCCGGCGGCGGACGCATCGTCAACGTCTCCTCCCGCGGCGCGTTCCGCGGCGAGCCCGGCCACACGGCCTACGGGGCCGCCAAGGCGGGACTCAACAGCCTCGGCCAGTCGCTCGCGCAGGAGCTGGCGCCGCACGGCATCTTCGTGACCACCGTCGCGCCCGGCTTCGTCGAGACCGACATGACCGAGGACCACCTCGCCGGTGCACGCGGTGCGGCGATCCGGGCCCAGTCGCCGCTGGGCCGTGCGGCCGATCCGGACGAGATCGCACGCACCATCGTGTTCCTGGCCACGCCCGGCACCGAGTACGCCACCGGGGCGATCGTGGACGTCAACGGCGCGTCCTACCTGCGCAACTGA